The Rhinopithecus roxellana isolate Shanxi Qingling chromosome 13, ASM756505v1, whole genome shotgun sequence genome contains a region encoding:
- the TNFRSF13C gene encoding tumor necrosis factor receptor superfamily member 13C isoform X2: MKRGPRSLRGRDAPAPTPCVPAECFDLLVRHCVACGLLRTPRPKPAAPASSSAPRTALQPQESVGAGAGEAALSLPGLLFGAPALLGLALVLALVLVGLVSWRRRQRRLRGASFAEAPDGDKDKDAPAWPPPGEDPGTTPPGHSVPVPATELGSTELVTTKTAGPEQQ; the protein is encoded by the exons ATGAAGCGAGGGCCCCGGAGCCTGCGGGGCAGGGACGCGCCAGCCCCCACGCCCTGCGTCCCGGCCGAGTGCTTCGACCTGCTGGTCCGCCACTGCGTGGCCTGCGGGCTCCTGCGCACGCCGCGGCCGAAACCGG CAGCCCCAGCCAGCAGCTCTGCGCCCAGGACGGCGCTGCAGCCGCAGGAGTCGGTGGGCGCGGGGGCCGGCGAGGCGGCGCTGTCCCTGCCCGGGCTGCTCTTCGGCGCCCCCGCGCTGCTGGGCCTGGCACTGGTCCTGGCGCTGGTCCTGGTGGGCCTGGTGAGCTGGAGGCGACGACAGCGGCGGCTTCGCGGCGCGTCCTTCGCAGAGGCCCCCGACGGAGACAAGGACAAGGACG CTCCTGCCTGGCCTCCTCCGGGGGAAGACCCAGgaaccaccccacctggccacaGTGTCCCTGTGCCAGCCACAGAGCTGGGCTCCACTGAACTGGTGACCACCAAGACGGCCGGCCCTGAGCAACAATAG
- the TNFRSF13C gene encoding tumor necrosis factor receptor superfamily member 13C isoform X1, producing the protein MKRGPRSLRGRDAPAPTPCVPAECFDLLVRHCVACGLLRTPRPKPAAPASSSAPRTALQPQESVGAGAGEAALSLPGLLFGAPALLGLALVLALVLVGLVSWRRRQRRLRGASFAEAPDGDKDKDEPLDKVIILSPGISDAAAPAWPPPGEDPGTTPPGHSVPVPATELGSTELVTTKTAGPEQQ; encoded by the exons ATGAAGCGAGGGCCCCGGAGCCTGCGGGGCAGGGACGCGCCAGCCCCCACGCCCTGCGTCCCGGCCGAGTGCTTCGACCTGCTGGTCCGCCACTGCGTGGCCTGCGGGCTCCTGCGCACGCCGCGGCCGAAACCGG CAGCCCCAGCCAGCAGCTCTGCGCCCAGGACGGCGCTGCAGCCGCAGGAGTCGGTGGGCGCGGGGGCCGGCGAGGCGGCGCTGTCCCTGCCCGGGCTGCTCTTCGGCGCCCCCGCGCTGCTGGGCCTGGCACTGGTCCTGGCGCTGGTCCTGGTGGGCCTGGTGAGCTGGAGGCGACGACAGCGGCGGCTTCGCGGCGCGTCCTTCGCAGAGGCCCCCGACGGAGACAAGGACAAGGACG AGCCCCTGGACAAGGTCATCATTCTGTCTCCGGGAATCTCTGATGCTGCAGCTCCTGCCTGGCCTCCTCCGGGGGAAGACCCAGgaaccaccccacctggccacaGTGTCCCTGTGCCAGCCACAGAGCTGGGCTCCACTGAACTGGTGACCACCAAGACGGCCGGCCCTGAGCAACAATAG